The sequence TCCTGCAGATCGTGAACAGGCATAAGCAGGACATCTAGTGCCAAGCTCCTTCGGGGAACTAAAAGGAGAAGCTGGATTCAGTCACAAACGATGACAGTttgatttgttctctctctcagacaaacATGGAAGCTGACATATACTGCCTAACACAATAGCCATCTTTAAACGAGGATAATgatcgataatattgataacgatactgataacgatatgtatatatatatatatatatatatatatatatatatatatatatatatatatatatatatatatatatatacacacacacacacacacacacacacacacacacacatatatatatatatatatatatatatatatatatatatatatatatatatatatatatatatatatgtatgtatgtatgtatgtatgtatgtatatatatacatacatatatatatacatatatatatatatatatatatatatatatatatatatatatatataatgtatatatatatatatatatacatacatatgtatgtatatatatgtatgtatgtatatatatgtatgtatgtatgtatatgtatgtatatatatatatgtatatatatatatatatatatatatgtatgtatatatatatgtatgtatgtatatatatatgtatgtatgtatatatatgtatatatatatatatatgtatgtatgtatatatatgtatatatatgtgtgtgtgtgtgtgtatatatgtgtgtgtgtatatatatttatatatatatatatatatatatatatatatatatatatatatatatatatatatatgtgtgtgtgtgtgtgtgtgtgtgtgtgtgtgtgtgtgtgtgtgtgtgtttgtgtgggtgtatgtatatatatatatatatatatatatatatatatatatatatatatatatatatatatatatatatatatttatttatttatttatttatttatttatttatttatttatttatatatacacatatatgtatatatgtttatatatacatatagtgagatagatgaatagacaatatatatatatatatatatatatatatatatatatatatatatatatatatatgtatctgtctatttatctatctcactatatgtatatataaacatatatatacatatatatacatatatgtatatatataaataaatgaatatatatatatatttatttatttatttatttatatatatatacatatatgtatatatgtttatatatacatatagtgagatagataaatatatacatatatatatatatatatatataaatatatatatatatatatatatatatatatatatatatatatgtgtgtgtgtgtgtgtgtgtgtgtgtgtgtgtgtgtgtgtgtatgtgtgtgcgtgcgtgtgtgtgtgtgtgtgtgtgtgtgtgtgtgtgtctatatatgtagatagatagatatatgtatatatgtgtatatgcatatgtgtgtgtgtgtgtgtatatatatatatatatatatatatatatatatatatatatatatatatatatattgtatgtttgtgtgtgcggagatatacatatatagatatttgtgtatgcatacaaagtaatatatatgtgtataaatatatatatatatatatatatatatatatatatatatatatatatatatatatatatatatatatatatatatatatatatatatatatatatatatatatatatatatgcaatatagatgtgtgtgtgtgtgtgtgtgtgtgtgtgtgtgtgtgtgtgtgtgtgtgtgtgtgtgtgtgtgtgtgtgtgtgtgtgtgtgtgtgtgtgcggatggagtaatgtttatgttttttttattgattcatcCATTTAattatgctgtatatatgtacatatatactgcgtatgtgtatatgcgtgttccTCAGTTAATTTACTCTTTTGATAACGATTTCTGAGGGgttacttctattttttcttttcttgttttattggaaggatttttttttcaaggtcaattattcgtatatgtatagtttataagataaaaaaataccaACAGCAAAACATTCACCTGAATTGAAAAACAATCCCTTTACAAACACAACTACTAAAATAGAAGCAACAATATAAACTATTTAACTTTATCATTTTCTATGATTTGCTCATTCTGTTAGTGACATTTTTTTAGTACTATTGTGCATTTTCTCTATATAGATAATAGCTGAAtacatggctctctctctctctctctctctttctctttctttctctctctctctctctctctctctctctctctctctctctctctctctctctctctctctctctctctctctctctctctctctctctgtctgtctgtctctccattcttcatatattcttttgttttcccttctaCTAAACTATCTATCCATGCGCACTTACGTAACAATCACAGAACCAAATATCTCACTATTatgtaaaacagaataaaaaaacttACACTGCAATGTTCCCTTTAAATTTCAAGACACGCACGAAGATAATGGAAGACTTTCTCGCAGAACATTTCAGCCATGTGTGGGGTGAAGTATGCTGAATTGTGGACGATAGTATGGGTAAGATGTCCACGTAATGTGTGGATAAAATTATTGCATGTGCAAGGAACCTTGCAGAGATCGGCAGTCCTTAGGAGATGCAGAACCTGAACGTGATCACCACCCTCTGTTATCTTTTGCGTTATGTCTCCCATGTTCGTAGTGGTATATTCGAACTCGAAAATGGGGTTGCAATATGGGGTCTTCGACACAAGGTCACTGACCCCTTCCAACTGAAGTGGATAACCACTTTTGATTTTCGAGTGGATTTCCTCGTGAATGGACTTTGCAGAGTTCCAAAAGTTTTCACTAAAGTTTCTCGGAGTTTCGAAGATGGGATTGAGCAGCATGATATGGCAGCCAAGGTACTGAGACGTATCGCCTTCCAGGTAGCGACGAGCGTTGACAACGTGTGTACTGCGAATGCTGTACGAATCCCGTTCGAAGCCCCCATGTACAAGGAGGTCGACTACCGTAAAGTTAGCGATTGCTGCGAAAGCTGAGTTGACGGTGATGCCCTCCGCGCGACACCGCTTGATGAAAGCAGCTGTAGTTTTGGCGTCAAGGTTCTGTGTCCGATATaagctccttcccttttcctcgccGACTCCCTTGAAAACTGTTTTTAGAAGTGAGCGTCGCCCCTGGAGTACCTGCCAGTCTGCTACCAATTTGCTCTGCAGCTCGGGATTGCCTTTCACTAATGCCACTTGTTCCTCTAtcgctttcttcgtcttttcatcCGATATGTAAATCCCGAGCTGTTCCTCGTCATTGATTTCTTTCCCTGCCAGAATATCGTCGAGGATCTGGACGATGAAGCCGCAGACGATGACGTTCGAGGTGCCGTCAGTGACAGCGTGATTAATGCCCAGGAACAGGGAATACCGATGAGGAAATCCTGCAACGCCTTCCCCAAACACAGCGTCGGGTGAGACGTTAAACTCCGGTTTCAGCTTCACGCACCACAAGGGACCTGTCTCTTTGTTGAAGCTGTATTGTTGAATTTTATCGTGTAGATCCGCGTCCTTCGTGTCATCTGGAAGTAACTGATACACTTTTTGATCAGTTTTCATACTACATgacaaatggatatatagatattcatataggtgcgcgcgcgcgcgtgtgtgtgtgcatataaatgggCCAAAACATTCAATTTGCCTGTAATCATTTCGCTTTGTATCATGACTACCTTAGATAtccgtgtacgtatatgtatttacagtatacatacatttgtacctgcataaaaatatataatcaaaatggTTTACATCATCAGGCCGAATGTGTAATCCACTGAGTAGTGTTttcgtatgggtgtgtatatacatacataatgcccatatatatatatatatatatatatatatatatatatatatatatatatatatatatatatatatatatattgtatgcatcgTTCTGAAGACCCTACCTCATAGTCTATTATCTCCTGTGTCATCTCCCTGATCCATATGTCTCCGTCCCGCTCGCCGAAACACGTCTTCAGAATGGGCACTttcctagagagagaaaaagggctttGAATTAATTTTCCTGGTGCTAGTAATTTTCTGTGCACGGGAGTTCCTTCTCTAATATTCTTGGGCTCTATTGTTATCAAACTGTGGTGGTTTATAGTTGGCGAAAAGAGGAGCCACATTTGTAGTAGTCGTGATGAAGGTCACTAAAAACTTCCCGAGATGGTGATAAAAAGCTAGGAAGACGAATAGTTAAAGAGGCCTCAAGAAAACCTTATAAATTCTTGACAAACGTCGAAAATAGTTATTTAGTTtgattttatatatctgtttatggaTAGCTACTGATATAGCACAGCCTGCTTGTTCTTAGCGATAGCAGCGCCGGTCCGACCAATTAACAAATTATGAATTCCAAAACAACTAGAGGTAGCTTTCGTGACGTCACAATAGGCGACTACTGCTGTTTATGGCTGACATAGAATCGATCCAttcagataaatatagaaattaaGAAGCATATATAATAATCTTATATCTATTACCGTATAAAGGCGTCACCGGCGCATTAGACGAAGAAATATTCAGGGATAAAAAGTGACCGCCCCTTCGTACATGAGACCAGGGTGATTGTTTGAAGTACTTAGAGAGGGGGAATGCTGTCAATTACGGCAGTTCACTCGTTTATTTTCAGTAACCTGCATAgcacgggagagggggggggggtgaaagagagagagaaagtgggggagggagggagagaggggacgagagatagagagagagaggaggggaaggagggagggatgatatatatatatagagagagagagagacttaaaaaaaaattgcatcatttgttttctttaagAGATTCCAACACATGACCTCCCATGTTGAATGCAAAATTACCTTTGGCAATGGGTGAGAGCCCGGATGACCTGTTCTTCAAGCAGAGGTTCGCGTGTGCCGATGGTGAGCTGGTAACTGATGGCGAAAGGCTCGTAAAATTTCTCGGTCTCCGTTTTCTTCCATAACCACTTTCCTTGCGTCTCCATCCTGGTAAAGACTGAAAGGAACATTGTACAtacaaataagtgtgtgtgtgtgtgtgtgtgtgtgtgtgtgtgtgtgtgtgtgtgtgtgtgtgatgaaggaCAGACCAATCATATTTCTGCttcacaaaacaaaatagaaatatggTGAAATGTTCTTCCCTTTTCACACCTCACACATAGCCTCTCAAAAATAAATCACTTCGACATTTTCTTGAAACAACTTCCGTGAATTATTGCTTCTCGCACACAAAGCTTGTCAAATCATTTTAAATACTACTAAAACCACAAAGCTATATCATACCATATTTTCATAAAGGACTACACTGCACAATTTTCTCGGGACTATTGGATGTCTGTGCTATAATACATTCACTAATTACGGTAACTTTCCTTGTCAATTAGACAAAGTAACCTTCGATGATGGCACTGACATTATACCCTTATGGTACCCCAGTTTAGCTTCTTTCGACCTCATTTGACTTGGTATAGTGATAGTCTTGACGGTGAATGTTGTGATAGCTATGATGTTACTGATGACAAATTAATGACaaatatgtgataatgataaaagtaccactagtaataatgatactaataacaatgataactagagGCACTCAGAGAGCGAGGGTCACGgatgcaataaaaacattcacacgaagaattacattaatcgGTAACGTCTTTGTTCCCCTATCACGCAATGTTAATGAATCCTTTTGAAAattcaccaaaatttaatggcatcgtcggctggctaagacacacctctggtaaaagttTCATGAaaatttgttcattatttttttagttatcctgctaactaatcaacgaacaaaccaacgctaccaaaacataacctctttggcggaggtaatgaagataataacagtaatcattatagtagcactaatgatgatactaacactaatgataatgataatactaacaataatgacatcaccgataataatcatactaattctTAAACTTGAAGCTCTTAGACAGCGCCAAGGAAATAGGGTTCCTGAtgaaataagaatattcacacttgaagaattacattaaagtcTTCTTTTTCTAGTACACTGGGGACATCcgtaaacataacttccttggcgaagatgataaaggtattgatgataataatagttacagatGCAATCATTCAAAAATCAGTTTCAAAATCAAAAGGAAGCAGACCAAATCAGAGGTAATTCTTGACATGGTTATGTAATGTCTGCAAGTCTGATGTAGAAGAGGAAACTGTGTCATGTGATTCTTGCTTAAACTGGTAACATTTCCAATGTGCCTCTGTAAAGAAGGCACCAAGAGCAAAATTCTGGTTTTGTAGAAAATGTTATTCAAGCATGAGATTTATTTTATAATCAAAAAAGTTTATCTGCTGTCAGTTCCGAAACTGCATTACACTCAAACTCAAAATGTTGCAAAATAAGTCTCCGCAAAAGTTATTTCAAAAGGTTTTGATTTGATTAAATTCCTTGCTATATTGTGGTttcgtttgtttatatctatgtatttttataaGGCTGTTTTTCGGCTGCATGTTTTTAATTAAAAGATCTCACTAGAAAAAATTGCACTTTTTATTGTCTCGCTGAGAGTTGTAGAACAAAATTATGGCATTGACTATCAACTGTTTTTGTTAATAGAAAACAACCAGCCAttcgtatatattcattatatacttAACTGGATTTTAGAACCTGCTACCCATGTGCCTATCGACAAATTAATTGAAACGCTGGTCGTATTTGTgaataacagtaagaaaaagaCCCAGTAACTGACCTGTCAGTCGTGGCGACGATAGAACTCTAACATTGGTAGAAGAAATACATAATATGATTGAACTAATATCTCACCCTACCAAGCAGAGCTTTTTCAGAGTTTAACAAAAATGAGAAGATTGTCGGCAAATTGGCAAGTAAGCCACACCCAACTACGCCCATTTTATCGGCAAAAATTTGGTCCACACCCCCTTCGCATTTTATGTATAGAGATGTCCCTGCCCCGCCCCTCTATTGATAAGACTCTTGTATATGTAACTTCACAACGCCCtggtctcttctcgtctcctcaagTCCACTTCAGTAGTTTATAGGCACGAAAAATTACAGAATAGGGATGAAAATCATAGAAATGTCAAACTGTAGGAAAGCATGTATGTCCACTAGGTCCTGAGAATAATTTATGATGTGCGCCCCTGCCGGAAAAAATAGCTCTTCAGTGCAGGCTTCCGACAAAAAACGCCGGAAAAATATCCCAGCAGAGTCTCGATCCGCCTATGAATATTGCGTGAAATGACAGACAGAATTACTGACTGTGCGCAAGCGCGAGTGTATGCTAAAATCtcataaaatccggtgccggattTGCTTGGGAATATTTATTGGGTGGGGCCTCACATGATTCTAACAAACCGGTCGTTTGGGACTATTACCATTCTTACCTATTGGGCTTTTATGTCTTACTCCAACGGCAGCTGACGGGCCACTAACTATTCCTTCAGCTTCAGAGGCAATGATAGTCTTTCGTTTTGTTCTTAATGCATCGTTCTTTTTTCAGTTCTTAAAGGCAAAATGTAGTGAACATTGACTGAAGTGAACGAAAGCGGGATGATGTTttgactacattttttttttctttttttttgtggttgaacagtgtactgtgtgtgtgtgtgtgagcgagtgtgtgtgtgtgtgtgtgtgtgtgtgtgcgcttgcgtgcTTGTACGTACGGGTACAATGTGTATTCGACTTGAATATTATATGACATAATGCCTAGGTCGATGAATCAAACAGAAATACTAAAGTAGATAATGAGAGTTacgacttcttttctttttttcttttttttagatcaaGAAATTGAATTTTGGTACGAGTTGAAATTGCAGTGCAAGCAAACTTGAATAGCAACAGCAAGCAAAAAGTAACATCAGTTTGGAAGACGTTAGATACGACCTTGAATGCTGAAtgcatttctctcccccccccccccccccttctctctctctctctctctctctctctctctctctctctctctctctctctctctctctctctctctctctctctctctctctctctctctccctgcctacctttacctctctctctctctcatacacatccatatgtaactataagtacatacatatatcaatttctctctctctctctctctctctctctctctctctctctctctctctctctctctctctctctctctctctctctctctctctctctctctctctcaagccaaTTTGCATAAGATCCCGTTACATAGAAGTAATTGCATACACCATAGGCTGAAAAAAACTATCAAAATATTCCTTTCAACGTGAAAGTTTCTGAATTCGAAAACGATCGAATTCTCGATGTAGGATTCATTTCTAAACAGAAAATGTGATGACCTTCTTATCTCCATATTCCTTACAATGAAAGGATAGGAGGCGATAAGTATGTGTGAAATACAAATAATATGTAGTTTAATATAAATCATTGTGATATGTAAACTCAGATTTACTGTACAAGTGAAATTTAAGCATATGACAAGTAATAGCGACGAATGTAAGAAGTAACAAactattgttttgattttcttgagTGCAAATCAGTGATAATGTTCGTGTTAAATGGTAGCTTGAGACTCTCGAGGGTTACTTCACTTGGGAAATCCCGTACACCCTACCTGGAAAtctggaaaaaaatatggaaatcctcaagaaattctttgaAAGTCAGCAAAACTGCAGGGAATCCCAAGAATCCTTAAATATCGCAAATTTCCATTCGCAGCAATCTTTTTAcaaaatattggtaatagtaCTTAAGATGTCTTtaaaaattggtaaaaaaaaatatagaactgCAAAACCGTGtcgcgattatatatatatatatatatatatatatatatatatatatatatatatatatatatatatatatatatatatataatttgtgattATCCTGTTGGGCTTTTTAGTCCCAACCAGTACTACGGAATTCCTTTTTTGGGAAAGCaacctttttttaaataaaacaaaaaatgccgAAGAAGCGATTACGCACAAGTCAAGTAATAAGGTTTAAGCGCGGTCTTGGTAaagcatcataataataatcgtagcTGCAGGATGTAGTTTATTTTAATCCCCTAGTGTctattctcgattttttttttttttttttttttttttttttttttttttttttttttttagaaagaagaTTGCTCCTTTTAAAATGCTTAAATTCCCAAGTAACGGTGGCTATCTCTGGAAGTGAGTTGGTTCAAACGACACTCAAGTAGTTAATCCAtcataagaagaaaacgaaaaatcatGAATTTTTTGTCTGAAGGGCTGCAGTAACCTGTAAGCAGCGTCATGCTATATGGTGAGGTAGAGCATTTCATGTGGAATCTGTAAGGTAACAACTGATAACAgcttattttttaaacatttgcGATGATTTAATGGTttgcttctatctatctatctatctttgtatctctctctctctctctctctctctctctctctctctctctctctctctctctctctctctctctctctctctctctctctctctctctctctcatatgcacacacactcaaggTTATAGTTAGATTACGTAATCACAGAGACGATGTGCATTTTTCCTAGTGTCGTGTACTGCATTAAA is a genomic window of Penaeus vannamei isolate JL-2024 chromosome 14, ASM4276789v1, whole genome shotgun sequence containing:
- the LOC113808269 gene encoding uncharacterized protein, with product METQGKWLWKKTETEKFYEPFAISYQLTIGTREPLLEEQVIRALTHCQRKVPILKTCFGERDGDIWIREMTQEIIDYELLPDDTKDADLHDKIQQYSFNKETGPLWCVKLKPEFNVSPDAVFGEGVAGFPHRYSLFLGINHAVTDGTSNVIVCGFIVQILDDILAGKEINDEEQLGIYISDEKTKKAIEEQVALVKGNPELQSKLVADWQVLQGRRSLLKTVFKGVGEEKGRSLYRTQNLDAKTTAAFIKRCRAEGITVNSAFAAIANFTVVDLLVHGGFERDSYSIRSTHVVNARRYLEGDTSQYLGCHIMLLNPIFETPRNFSENFWNSAKSIHEEIHSKIKSGYPLQLEGVSDLVSKTPYCNPIFEFEYTTTNMGDITQKITEGGDHVQVLHLLRTADLCKVPCTCNNFIHTLRGHLTHTIVHNSAYFTPHMAEMFCEKVFHYLRACLEI